The Aedes albopictus strain Foshan chromosome 2, AalbF5, whole genome shotgun sequence region gctttcagatgagtggcagaattgatttctggaggcattccttccggtatgtttcgacgttcatacttgggacggtgaagaaaggtgacgatttcataccactttgacaaattgcttgccaaacgaatacattttcccaacttttttgcaaaaaatcgatttctccgaatTTGGAACATCAGTGCcatgcttcacagtgaaaaactgaacccctggaagtgccttgttgtccaatatTACATACGtatcatcatccatgattatgcacatgtaatttttgctcaaaatatCGTGGTgcagtttccgagcccgagttttcacataatccgccagaatttgactgtttttttttttggaaacttctgttttgggtaagtcttcagggaattacgctccttggcgcgctgaaccataccaatagtcgttccacacttttttgcgcaatctatgatgaatacctccttttttcttttgaagattttgcaaattttgctgtccaaatttgacttgaacgcacctggttttctgtcccgtccgggtgagtctatcagtgtgttacgcataccgaatcgtttgacagcattttggacagaaaaaacgctaacacctccaacttttgctaattttctttgcgataatcatttttcatagcagtacctggtcacaatcgattttcgcttctcatccgtaaacactcgcgttgctccacttgagaaacaactttaacttttaatgaaggttatcttttgtttacaacgctagcaacatacacagcagttgtcaaaataagacttagcctttttaatacagggcctcaaaggtgtactcataattaacgatacagtccttatgatgaatattatgtagggtctgggaccatttgggcaggagcacctattttgggcacttgctgctataactcagtcaattcaaaaccgattgacttgaatttttgtacatggctagatactgtgcctttctgatcgtgtctcaaaaatcaagtcaatcggttcaaaattgactgagttatagcagcaagtgcccaaaataggtgctgctgcccaaatggtcccagaccctagttattagagacatcttttctcatagctatcgccgaaaattttgtaataaaaaaaacctatatccaataatacatacttgccgaatttttgtttctttttgccgaggtcagcacaatcaagtaatgttttaatgccgaaaatcagttcggaaagtaaaaatatgtgtatacataaagacatcacgcggatataattacatgttatacattcttttctcaaataattaattcaataatctcaatcttgtaagTTACACCAGATAtattttgaactggtcggtttttgcaattgcaacaggatcaaaactgactaagttatagcaaaaaaaaacggcccgcgcaaaacaaaaagcgggtgcattttatctttccgctcttatagatgaaacgatcatttcactacccacatccaaagaagcgcttcaacatacaagcgacttcatcgatcaaatcacgcgagtcgttgatgcgcacgaaataggcgaaaaaggatgtgaaaacaacatgcgcaccctcattgaaaacctcatgcactatggcctatcaaacatccctcttctcatctcataacttatcgcatccgatcgcatctcaccttacccactatggtcacagcctcatgtgccgccacacgctcgcccgaacagccgaaccataccgaataggttggtttgcgaagctacggcacgaacgctcgacacgcacacagaagcaacattcgcatgtaccgataccatactaataaagcttccagccaacgatgcttcgcgataagctgtcgaaaagcatcgaaagcgatgaaaagggatgcttggctagaacgcaacggctcaacggcgaaaaggaagagtcaactgtgctgatcagtgttgagaccgttcgtgtgctactcgtatgggaggttgattgaataaagcgaggatgggtgaaaacgtattcgttgtcgaaagcaaatcgcatcatttcgcgaatgttttcatcaaatagcaagcttggctgtaacttttgaatttggcaaaggaaatggttgaaattttgaacacaaacctctcaatctacatttgttgcataggcaaaatttcaaaaaaatcgatgcgctatcaacaattttatagtggaAACATTTATTGGCACTgatcgtgattttagcccctcagacagaaaTTAGTCAGCAACCTcttttgtttcgattgtactattgaaagtactatacaaaTAATAATCAAATTtggcaggcataatatacacataatcaactagcttctgtgaaaatttcatgaaaattgacagagaaattcaaaagttataaataggcaaaaatcgcacatgaaaaacacgaaaattttttACTAACACCCACCCCTATTaataccagtagctttcaaaccaattgatcaaagttgatgaaattttgcaagaaagtctctctataagtatcataactgctaacaaaatttcataagtatcatcacagaacttttaaCTGTagtgtaaaagaaccatctagtatgcgaatgaaaattgatcatgattgtacaaaatgcttaaaaccacgtctgtttgttttccatccacagttaaaagtaatgcatcgatttttatgaaatttggcacaaatgataaacatacaccaaagagttttcagtcaattatttggccaattttactgattcattacagagctactgacgtacttctgtgtcccgaatattgcggatacaggctttataaagGTTTTAGATTTACATTTATTATTGAGCACAAAAATGTATATCATATTTACATCGGTtgatcttcttctttatggctctctaGTGGGAACTAGAACTTggccggcctctcttcaacttaatgttctttgagcacttccacaattattaattgaaaggctttctttgcctgccattgcatgaatttgtacattgttagacaagtacaatgatgccCACTGGcattgcccagggagtcgagaaaatttccccgaccggaacgggaatcggcgGGTTTGGATTGGCGATCCTAagccttaccactaggctaactggagaccccggttGATGTCATATATATAAAAAATGCCAGAGCATGAAGTTTTCTACGAGAAAACCATTCGCTGATTCTTCATGTATCAATTCTGTAAGTGACGATGAATCGCAGAATATTGACTAATTTGTGAAGTCATCATTAGTCAAGCGAATATTTCCGGAAACGAAGTgaaaccgttctggtaaaacgttTTTATGAACACAAAACATTGAATGCGTTGTTCAAATCCAACAAGGCAACAACTTTCTAGAATACTCATACGGTGCAGGGTGCTTTTACTCGGTGACTAATGGCTCGATAATGAACCATTCACCTGCACAGATGATGAAGAAGAATTGAACCAGTTGTTCAAATCTAGTGCAAATAAGCTCAATGAATAGTAGATAAGAGCTGTATCACTTGTATGCGTTACAAACACAATTCGCCCCGAGAAAGAGATAAACAGTTTCCTCCTATATATGGTAGAACCATCTTTCTATAGACTCCCAACGAGCAGCCTATTTTACGATTCCACCCTCTGGCAACGTGTCAGTATCGGAACATTATTCGCGGTGTACGCACAATCGATTGAACTGTAACAGGAAATGGGTAAGACAATCTTTGATCGTGTTGTTTGATCGACAGTATAATGGACTTCAACGGTTGTTTCAGCAACCAAATGGGTTTGGACGAACGCCCACGGGCCATATCCGCCCAACATGGTATCCGGTGGACAGGATAGTGACGGTACACTGCTCTATGTTGGACGAGCAAATCATGCCGGAGATGTCTTACCGGCCAAGGTGATTCCCCAGAAGAATGCGGCCTATATTGCATATGGAGGAGAGGAAGTGTTTGTCGAAAATTTTGAAGTTCTCTGCCAGAAGGAGCTGATTTGGGATAGTGCATCGGGCGGAAATATCCCACCGGATGCTGTGGTGGGAGGTAACACTGCTGATGGCGAATTATTGTACGTCGGTCGGGCTTTCCATGAAGGATCTCAAACCATTGGCAAGGTGCAACGGTCGCACGGATGTTGCTATATTCCCTATGGAGGAGCGGAAGTGTCGCTGCCGACCTATGATGTGCTGTGTGAGCGATAAAATGGAATGTGTTTGTGTGTATTTGATGTATAAATTTAAATATGAGAATAAATTGTAAGCCATACATACGTGAGACAAAATTATGGTCCATTGTAATTTCTCCAAGGCGTAATATATTTCTTTTGTACACGGAGCAGTTGGGCGGTTTAGAGGAGTTTCATATCTTGATACTTAACATAGTAGAACTAAAATTTCGTCGGTCTTAGACGGTTTTTTCCAGATTCTCCGAACGTTTAGGGTTctcagtaaggtggcccacagttatatgaaaaacaaaaaattcgaaaaatgtcaagtcttacctcctaaatcagttgt contains the following coding sequences:
- the LOC115265746 gene encoding uncharacterized protein LOC115265746: MATKWVWTNAHGPYPPNMVSGGQDSDGTLLYVGRANHAGDVLPAKVIPQKNAAYIAYGGEEVFVENFEVLCQKELIWDSASGGNIPPDAVVGGNTADGELLYVGRAFHEGSQTIGKVQRSHGCCYIPYGGAEVSLPTYDVLCER